A genomic window from Thunnus thynnus chromosome 12, fThuThy2.1, whole genome shotgun sequence includes:
- the LOC137193523 gene encoding tripartite motif-containing protein 16-like, whose product MAQQGAQLDQETIFCSICLDLVKDPVTIPCGHSYCMSCIKGFWDEEDEKKIHSCPQCTQTFTPRPVLVKNTMLADLMEELKKTGLQGAPADHCYAGPEDVACDVCTGRKMKALKSCLVCLISYCEKHLQLHYESAAFEKHKLVDPSKKLQENICSRHDEVMKMFCRTDQQSICYLCSMDEHKGHDTVSAAAERTERQRELEVSRQNIQQRIQDREKDVKLLQQEVEAVSRSADKAVEDSEKIFTELIRLIQKRSSDVKRQIRSQQETEVRQVKELQEKLEQEITELKRKDAELKQLSHTEDRNQFLHNYPSLSQLSEPTDSSSINIRPLRYFEDVTAAVSELRDQLQDILREKWTNISLTVTEVDVLLSQREPKTRAGFLKYACEITLDPNTAHKKMLLTDGNRKATYTGKLQSYSSHSDRFTACCQVLSRQSLTGRCYWEVELRGRGVYVAVAYKNISRAGNSDECRFGHNNKSWALDCDTNSYKFLFNNVSTPVSGPGSSRVGVYLDHSAGILSFYSVSKTMTLLHRVQTTFTQPVYAGLWLCYEVDLSGILYGSAAAFCKLK is encoded by the coding sequence ATGGCGCAGCAAGGAGCTCAGCTGGACCAGGAAACAATCTTttgttcgatctgtctggatctagTGAAGGATCCagtgactattccctgtggacacagctactgcatgagctgtattaaaggtttctgggatgaagaggatgagaagaaaattcacagctgccctcagtgcacgCAGACTttcacaccgaggcctgtcctggtgaaaaacaccatgttagcagatttaatggaggagctgaagaagactggactccaaggtgctcctgctgatcactgctatgctggacctgaagatgtggcctgtgatgtctgcactgggaggaagatgaaagctctcaagtcctgtctggtgtgtctgatctcttactgtgagaaacaccttcaGCTTCATTATGAATCTGCTGCATTtgaaaaacacaagctggtcgacccctccaagaagctccaggagaacatctgctctcgtcatgatgaggtgatgaagatgttctgccgtactgatcagcagagtatctgttatctctgctctatggatgaacataaaggccacgacacagtctcagctgcagcagaaaggactgagaggcagagagagctcgaggtgagtcgacaaaacatccagcagagaatccaggacagagagaaagatgtgaagctgcttcaacaggaggtggaggccgtcagtcgctctgctgataaagcagtggaggacagtgagaagatcttcactgagctgatccgtctcatccagaaaagaagctctgatgtgaagcggcagatcagatcccagcaggaaactgaagtgagacaagtcaaagagcttcaggagaagctggagcaggagatcactgagctgaagaggaaagacgctgaactgaagcagctctcacacacagaggatcgcAACCAGTTTCTgcacaactacccctcactgtcacaactcagtgaacctacagactcatccagcatcaatatccgtcctctgagatactttgaggatgtgacagcagctgtgtcagagctcagagatcaactacaggacatcctgagggagaaatggacaaacatctcactgacagtgactgaagtggacgttttactgtcaCAACGAGagcccaagaccagagctggattcttaaaatatgcatgtgaaatcacactggatccaaacacagcacacaaaaaaatgttattaactgatgggaacagaaaagcaacatacACAGGTAAACTACAGTCTTATTCTAGTCACTCAGACAGATTCACTGCATGTtgtcaggtcctgagtagacagagtctgactggacgttgttactgggaggtggagttgagagggagaggagtttatgtagcagtcgcatacaagaatatcagcagagcaggaaactCAGATGAATGCAGATTTggacacaacaacaaatcttGGGCTTTAGATTGTGACACTAACAGTTATAAATTTTTGTTCAATAATGTCTCAACTcccgtctcaggtcctggttcctccagagtaggagtgtacctggatcacagtgcaggtattctgtccttctacagcgtctctaaaaccatgactctcctccacagagtccagaccacattcactcagcctgtCTATGCTGGACTTTGGCTTTGTTATGAAGTAGATCTGTCTGGTATTCTTTATGGAAGCGCAGCTGCATTCTGTAAACTGAAGTAA